Proteins encoded by one window of Danaus plexippus chromosome Z, MEX_DaPlex, whole genome shotgun sequence:
- the LOC116777299 gene encoding anion exchange protein 3 isoform X4, whose protein sequence is MPVTYSRASDVHHQRRHLHHKSRKYSLQEGARGGGADGERQVPAASTDEPLPEADLDELRSHRIDDQRVLRRLKLQPRSPTIHVGRKDGGDKIQNIFSDLTLKKMYDHSPHSVFVQLDELLATEDGDTEWKETARWIKYEEDVEEGSARWGRPHVASLSFHSLLNLRRCLETGVVLLDLDEKDLPGVAYRVVESMVNEGLIEEDDKPVVMRSLLLRHRHVHDERFRFSISGRKHSSYTSLQSLWLEEGGGARQRYSTCSAIGPCRRHSSHILNLSDNKRRRSSNALPQDRTEARAKTSVAGMDTREVEYLATAPVGSQDELRRGHNDSIMKRIPDDAEATTVLVGAVGFLDQPTIAFVRLAQGILMPSITEVPIPVRFMFILLGPTSADLDYHEVGRSISTLMSNPSFHSIAYKADDRRELLSAINEFLDDSIVLPPGDWERQALLPFEELRAKSEMIRKRKRDALERKKGIEITTASPIDEKKALLAGETGGLPEKERDDPLSKSGRLFGGVIRDIKRRYPHYISDFRDALNGQCAAATIFMYFAALSSAITFGGLLAEKTDRQIGISETLVFTCVGGLFFALVAGQPMMITGATGPLLLLDESLFVFCRSYGFDFLAARMYCGLWMIVIALCVASVEGSVAVKKITRFTEDIFAFLISLIFISEPVTNIINVYRAHPLGYDYCGNYTLENSTAGVETVNSNFTGNLTVPPVLPPTNMLLTPKPNTALFCTMLTLCTFILAYYLRIFRNGKFLGRSARRALGDFGVPIAIVLMVGISCLVPVWTEKLQVPDGLSPTSNRSWLVPLNKGLETIPLWATIAMVLPALMVYIIVFMETHIAELIIDKPERKLKKGSGFHMDIVVMSLVNSVCGMFGAPWQCVATVRSVSHVSALTVMSTTHAPGDKPYIVEVKEQRLTGLLVAFLVGISVLASGWLRLVPMAVLFGVFLYMGISALGGIQFWDRCILLLKPVKHHPQIPYVRRVPTFKMHLYTLIQIAGVCVLYAVKSSKFSLALPFFLVLMVPLRMAISYIFTPLQLRALDGSQKDIDVDDEPDFYEEAPLPG, encoded by the exons AGTCCAACCATTCATGTAGGGCGCAAGGATGGAGGcgataaaatacaaaacattttttctgaCTTAACTCTGAAAAAAATGTACGACCACAGTCCACATTCG GTGTTTGTTCAACTGGACGAATTACTAGCCACAGAAGATGGTGATACGGAGTGGAAGGAAACTGCACGTTGGATTAAATATGAAGAAGATGTTGAAGAAGGATCTGCCAGATGGGGTCGGCCCCACGTAGCCTCTCTTTCTTTCCATTCCCTATTAAACCTACGCCGTTGTTTAGAAACTGGAGTGGTACTGCTTGACCTCGATGAAAAAGACCTTCCTGGTGTTGCATACAG GGTTGTAGAAAGTATGGTTAATGAAGGATTGATAGAAGAAGATGACAAACCAGTCGTAATGAGATCTCTACTTCTTCGCCATCGACATGTACATGATGAAAGGTTCCGATTCTCCATAAGTGGTCGAAAGCACTCTTCCTATACAAGCCTACAG TCGCTGTGGTTGGAGGAAGGTGGTGGCGCCCGCCAGCGATACTCCACATGCTCTGCCATCGGTCCCTGTCGTCGACACAGCTCTCATATTCTC aatctTTCGGATAACAAGCGACGAAGAAGCTCCAATGCTCTACCACAAGATCGAACAGAAGCTCGGGCAAAAACATCAGTGGCGGGCATGGATACACGCGAAGTAGAATATTTAGCCACAGCCCCTGTGGGGTCTCAGGATGAATTAAGACGGGGTCACAATGATTCAATCATGAAACGTATACCTGACGATGCGGAAGCCACAACAGTCCTCGTTGGTGCAGTTGGATTTTTAGATCAACCAACGATTGCCTTTGTACGTCTCGCTCAAGGCATATTAATGCCATCCATCACAGAGGTTCCCATACCAGTCCGCTTTATGTTCATATTACTTGGGCCAACATCAGCTGACCTTGACTATCATGAAGTGGGTAGATCCATTTCTACTCTTATGTCAAACCCTTCCTTTCATTCTATTGCGTACAAGGCTGATGATCGACGTGAACTTTTGTCGGCAATTAATGAATTCTTAGACGATTCGATAGTGTTACCGCCTGGTGATTGGGAGCGGCAGGCTCTATTGCCTTTCGAAGAATTACGAGCTAAAAGTGAAATGATAAGAAAACGTAAGCGTGATGCTTTGGAGCGTAAAAAGGGCATTGAAATTACAACAGCTTCGCCAATAGATGAAAAAAAGGCTTTGTTAGCTGGTGAAACTGGTGGATTGCCAGAAAAAGAACGTGATGATCCATTATCCAAGAGTGGTCGTCTCTTTGGTg gtGTTATAAGAGACATAAAAAGGCGTTATCCCCACTATATATCCGACTTTCGTGATGCATTAAATGGACAATGTGCGGCAGCTACAATATTCATGTACTTTGCTGCGCTTTCATCAGCCATTACTTTTGGAGGACTGTTAGCTGAAAAAACTGACAGACAGATTGGTATCTCGGAAACATTG gtaTTTACTTGCGTAGGTGGATTATTTTTCGCCCTAGTAGCAGGTCAACCAATGATGATTACTGGCGCTACTGGACCTTTGCTGCTTCTCGACGAATCGCTTTTTGTATTTTGCCGCTCCTACGGTTTTGATTTTTTGGCCGCTAGAATGTACTGTGGTTTATGGATGATAGTGATTGCTTTGTGTGTTGCCTCTGTTGAAGGTAGTGTCGCCGTAAAGAAAATTACGAG ATTTACTGAAGACATTTTCGCATTTTTGATATCGCTTATTTTCATATCTGAGCCTGTgacgaatataataaatgtttaccgTGCTCACCCGCTCGGTTATGACTACTGCGGCAATTACACACTTGAAAATTCCACTGCTGGCGTTGAGACGGTTAACTCAAATTTTACAG GAAACCTAACAGTTCCTCCAGTTTTACCGCCTACAAATATGTTACTTACACCGAAACCAAATACAGCTTTGTTTTGTACAATGTTGACTCTTTGTACCTTTATTCTTGCTTACTATCTCCGCATATTCCGCAACGGAAAATTTCTTGGTCGAAGT GCTCGACGTGCACTTGGTGATTTCGGAGTTCCGATTGCGATTGTTTTAATGGTTGGAATATCCTGCTTAGTACCCGTTTGGACTGAAAAATTACAAGTACCGGATGGTCTGAGCCCAACCTCAAATCGTTCTTGGCTTGTGCCCCTTAATAAGGGACTTGAAACTATACCACTGTGGGCAACAATTGCTATGGTTTTACCGGCGCTCATGGTTTACATCATCGTCTTTATGGAAACCCACATCGCAGA GTTGATTATTGACAAACCAGAGAGAAAACTGAAGAAAGGCAGTGGATTCCACATGGACATAGTCGTCATGTCGTTAGTAAACTCGGTGTGTGGCATGTTTGGGGCTCCGTGGCAGTGTGTAGCCACAGTACGATCTGTGAGCCATGTTTCCGCATTAACTGTTATGTCAACAACTCATGCCCCCGGTGACAAACCTTATATTGTTGAAGTTAAGG AACAACGTCTTACTGGATTACTAGTTGCTTTTCTCGTTGGCATATCTGTTTTGGCTTCCGGCTGGCTAAGATTAGTTCCAATGGCTGTATTATTTGGAGTTTTCCTCTATATGGGAATTTCTGCCCTCGGAGGAATTCAGTTCTGGGATCGatgtattttactattaaaaccTGTGAAGCATCACCCGCAAATACCTTACGTGAGACGA GTACCGACATTTAAAATGCATCTCTACACTCTTATCCAAATAGCTGGTGTATGTGTATTGTATGCTGTGAAGTCTTCGAAGTTTTCCCTCGCGCTTCCCTTCTTCTTGGTACTCATGGTGCCGCTGCGAATGGCAATCAGTTACATTTTTACCCCGCTACAACTGCGTGCG ttggATGGATCCCAAAAAGATATTGACGTCGATGATGAGCCAGATTTCTATGAAGAAGCGCCTTTGCCCGGATAG